The following DNA comes from Glaciihabitans arcticus.
TGGTCGAGACCGAGATCGGTCTTGCGGTACACGTTGGAGAGGCTGATCGGCCCGAGATCCTGCTGCACACCCTGATAGATCGCGACCGAGGTGCCACTCGCGCCCACGAAGAAACGGGTCTGGGTCCACTGGTAGCCGATCACCGCGGCGGCGACCACCGCAGCGACGATGAGCGCGAGCACAACGAGCCAGGTGATGCGGCGACGCCGGGCGCGCTTGCGGTCCTCGAGGATCAGCTCGTCGAGGTAGCCGTCTGACTCCGGTTCGAAGTGGCTGTCGTCGGGCTTCGTCGCCTTGAGGGGATGAAGCAGCAGCGTCGGCAGCCGGATCGCCTTGCGGCCCGTGTCGCCCTCGAACACGAGCGGGACCGAGGCGGATCCGACCGTGAGAGGGGGAACGTGCGCCGAGCCCTCGGCGGAGTCGATGTCGACGATGACGACGGTGACGTTGTCGGGGGCACCCTGGTCGAGGCTGTCCTTGACGAGACGCTCGGCCGCATCCTGGGCGAGCGGGTTCGTCATCAGGGCGGCAGCGATCTTGTCCTCGCTCACGTAGCTGCTGAGTCCGTCGGAGCAGAGCAGCCAGCGATCTCCGTCTCGGACGGGAACAACCGAGGTGTCGATCTCGGGGGTGGCATCCACGTCGCCGAGCACGCGCATGAGCACGGAACGGCGGGGGTGGACGGCGGCCTCCTCTTCCGTGATGCGGCCGGAGTCGACCAGGCGCTGCACGAACGTGTGATCAGAGGTCACCTGCTTGAGCTCGCCATCCCGAAGCAGATAGATGCGGGAGTCGCCGATGTGAGCGATCGCGGCTTGGCCATCGACGAGAAGCATGCCGCTCACCGTTGTGCCCATGCCGGTCAGTTCGGGGTGGTCGAACACGGTCTCGGCGAGCATCGCGTTGGCCGCGGTGAGGGAGGCGTGGAAGGCGAACTCGGCCTCGGAGCCCGAGGAGAACTGCTTGTCGATGTCGATGACGCGGTTGACGGTGATGGCCGAGGCGACGTCGCCGCCCGCGTGGCCGCCCATGCCGTCGGCGACGACGAACAGGTGCGAGCCGGCGTAGCCGCTGTCCTGGTTGTTGGCGCGGATCTTCCCGACGTGGGAGACGGCCGCGCTCTTGCCGCTAGTGGCCATTCACCTACCGCCGAAGTTCAAAACTCGTTGTGCCGATCTTGACTGGCGTGTTCACGGGTACCTGGGTGGGAACGATGACGCGGGTTCCGTCGAGGAATGTTCCGTTGGTCGAGTCTAGGTCTTGGATGACCCAGCCGTCCTGCCAGAGCAGCAGGCGCGCGTGGTGTGTCGAGGTGTAGTCGTCGCGGATGACAAGACCGGACTCGCTCGCGCGGCCGATGGTCAGCTGCTCGGAGGGGAGGGGCAGTTCGAGCCCCTCCTTCGCGCCGCCGGTGATCACGAGACGGGTCGCACCGAGCGAGCTCGAGTTGGTCGACCGGCTGGGAGCCGCGGGGGAGGGCGCGACGGTGACCGGCGGTGCCGAATAGACGGGGGCTGCTGCCGCCGGTTCGGGCTGCTTACGCACCCGCTGGCCGAACAGGTCGCTGCGCAGCGCGTAGACGACCGCGAAGACGAAGAACCAGAGCAGCCCGAGGAAGCCGAAGCGCAGGATGAAGAGGGTCAGTTCACTCATCGGCCCGCCTCGTCGGTTCGGGAGCCGGCGAGACGGTCATCGGAAGATTGGGCGAGCACGCGGAACACAATACGCGTGCGACCGATGTCGATGACGGAATCGGGAGACAGCGGGGCCTTCGAGACCTTCTCGCCGTTGAGTAGCGAACCGTTGGTCGACCCGAGATCGTTGACCTGCGCGCGCTTGCCGTCCCAGAGGATCTCGACGTGCTTGCGCGAGATGCTCGAGTCGTCGACGGTGATGTCGGCGTCGCTGCCGCGGCCGATGACCGTGTGCGAGCGGGTGATCGGGTAGCGCTTGCCGGCGATGTCCACGATGGGCGTCCACGCGATACTGCCCTGCGCGCCGACCGAGGCGACCTCGATCATGCCCTCGCTCAATCCGGGCTTCTGCTCGAACCGGATGGAAATGCCGCCCGCAAAGGAGTACCCCTGCGCCGCAGCGTGCTGTTGCACGAGCGCGGTCAACTCGTCGGTGAGGGGGGCGCCGAGTCCGGTCATCCGCTCGAAATCGCCACGGGCGAGGCGCACGGTGAACTGGTTGGGCACCAGAATGCGGTCGCGGGAGACCACGGCTGCCTTCGTGTCGAGTTCGCGGCGCAGGGCGCTCGTGATCTCGATCGGCTGCAGACCGCTTTTGAACGTCTTGGCGAATGCGCCGTTGACGGCTCGCTCAAGGCCTCTTTCGAAGCTGTCCAGAAGCCCCACGACTCTCCCCTGGTTGGCTGACGGGTTTACACGATGCTACCGGCTGCTCTTGTGTACCAGCCGGAGATCCGCTGATTTACACCGAGCGGATGACGCGGCGCTCGCCGGGCGGATGACCCCGCGCCTCGGGCCTGCGGCGCTGTCGTGATGCGGCATGTGGGGAGAATCCGGCCCGGGAT
Coding sequences within:
- a CDS encoding PP2C family protein-serine/threonine phosphatase codes for the protein MATSGKSAAVSHVGKIRANNQDSGYAGSHLFVVADGMGGHAGGDVASAITVNRVIDIDKQFSSGSEAEFAFHASLTAANAMLAETVFDHPELTGMGTTVSGMLLVDGQAAIAHIGDSRIYLLRDGELKQVTSDHTFVQRLVDSGRITEEEAAVHPRRSVLMRVLGDVDATPEIDTSVVPVRDGDRWLLCSDGLSSYVSEDKIAAALMTNPLAQDAAERLVKDSLDQGAPDNVTVVIVDIDSAEGSAHVPPLTVGSASVPLVFEGDTGRKAIRLPTLLLHPLKATKPDDSHFEPESDGYLDELILEDRKRARRRRITWLVVLALIVAAVVAAAVIGYQWTQTRFFVGASGTSVAIYQGVQQDLGPISLSNVYRKTDLGLDQLSDFSRKAVMATISASDLADAERIVEQLVDASN
- a CDS encoding FhaA domain-containing protein, with protein sequence MGLLDSFERGLERAVNGAFAKTFKSGLQPIEITSALRRELDTKAAVVSRDRILVPNQFTVRLARGDFERMTGLGAPLTDELTALVQQHAAAQGYSFAGGISIRFEQKPGLSEGMIEVASVGAQGSIAWTPIVDIAGKRYPITRSHTVIGRGSDADITVDDSSISRKHVEILWDGKRAQVNDLGSTNGSLLNGEKVSKAPLSPDSVIDIGRTRIVFRVLAQSSDDRLAGSRTDEAGR
- a CDS encoding FHA domain-containing protein FhaB/FipA, with protein sequence MSELTLFILRFGFLGLLWFFVFAVVYALRSDLFGQRVRKQPEPAAAAPVYSAPPVTVAPSPAAPSRSTNSSSLGATRLVITGGAKEGLELPLPSEQLTIGRASESGLVIRDDYTSTHHARLLLWQDGWVIQDLDSTNGTFLDGTRVIVPTQVPVNTPVKIGTTSFELRR